One region of Methanomicrobiales archaeon genomic DNA includes:
- the csa3 gene encoding CRISPR-associated CARF protein Csa3: MATEQRKTVIVPFGFDASIVFRGYSRFSLGDGDRLVLLTPKEKNPRKDAAIQDVESFLKSLTSRGIGIACDVIEVDTSDVGGVVTKVAEIVTANRGFQYYLDASAGVRSLCVALTIAAILLKSRITGFFTFDESTSRTLEVKVPACAYRLTNTKKEILKTVQRYREMKAKDLAKAMGKDLSTISRHVTELEEANLIGRETRYDSNYRLTYYGSLILKNVVEWEGGG; encoded by the coding sequence ATGGCAACCGAGCAGCGAAAAACTGTCATCGTCCCGTTTGGATTCGATGCATCGATCGTTTTCAGAGGGTACTCGCGGTTCTCGCTCGGAGACGGTGATCGCCTCGTTCTCCTCACTCCGAAGGAGAAGAACCCCCGGAAGGATGCAGCCATCCAGGATGTGGAGAGCTTCCTGAAGAGTCTCACATCACGGGGGATTGGAATCGCGTGTGACGTGATCGAGGTTGATACATCTGACGTGGGGGGTGTGGTAACAAAGGTAGCAGAAATTGTCACCGCAAACCGGGGATTTCAGTACTACCTGGATGCCTCCGCCGGCGTCCGCTCCCTCTGCGTCGCTCTCACCATTGCTGCGATCCTCCTGAAATCGAGAATAACCGGCTTTTTCACCTTCGACGAATCCACCAGCCGCACCCTCGAAGTGAAGGTACCTGCCTGCGCCTATCGTTTGACCAATACTAAAAAGGAGATCCTGAAGACCGTTCAGCGGTACAGGGAGATGAAGGCGAAGGATCTCGCAAAGGCCATGGGGAAGGACCTGTCCACCATCAGCCGTCATGTCACGGAACTCGAGGAGGCGAACCTCATCGGACGGGAAACGCGGTACGACTCGAATTATCGCCTCACCTACTACGGATCTCTGATTCTGAAGAACGTGGTGGAGTGGGAGGGAGGGGGATAG